Proteins co-encoded in one Rhopalosiphum maidis isolate BTI-1 chromosome 2, ASM367621v3, whole genome shotgun sequence genomic window:
- the LOC113552307 gene encoding calumenin-like, with translation MKVIFNCMTLVLMFFICTITVYGVPNTKEPVLEKLQAQQQHFRGEEHNTDYDHEAFLGQEAEEFDNLTQEESQRRLSVIVDKIDKNNDGYVTQEELKDWIKFTQTRYIMNDVHSQWDNHKNLENEKLSWAIYRKDTYGFMSDDEAKEVHKSDDSYTYAKMILRDKRRWAAADVDGDGLLSKEEFISFLHPEESVHMKDIVVYETMDDMDKDKDNKISMDEYIADLFPGVEPNEEPNFIKSEIEQFKTYRDKDGDGFLDIGEVKDWILPDNFDHAEAESRHLVYESDSDADGKLTKEEILAKYDLFVGSQATDFGEAIMKHDEL, from the exons ATG AAAGTAATATTCAATTGTATGACGTTAGTcttaatgtttttcatttgtaCAATTACTGTATATGGAGTGCCGAACACCAAGGAACCGGTTTTAGAAAAA TTACAAGCGCAACAGCAACATTTCAGAGGTGAAGAGCACAATACAGATTATGACCATGAAGCTTTTCTTGGACAAGAAGCGGAAGAATTTGATAATTTGACACAAGAAGAAAGTCAAAGGAGACTTAG CGTAATAGtcgataaaattgataaaaataatgatggaTATGTAACACAAGAGGAGCTTAAAGATTGGATTAAATTCACTCAAACTCGTTACATAATGAATGATGTGCACAGCCAATGGGATAACcataaaaacttggaaaacGAAAAGTTATCATGGGCAATATATAGGAAAGATACGTATGGATTTATGTCTG ATGACGAAGCAAAAGAAGTGCATAAATCTGATGATTCCTATACATATGCCAAAATGATATTAAGAGATAAGAGAAGATGGGCAGCAGCTGACGTAGATGGTGATGGTCTATTGTCCAAAGAGGAATTTATATCTTTCTTACATCCTGAAGAAAGTGTTCACATGAAAGATATTGTTGTCTATGAAACTATGGATGATATGGATAAAGATaaagacaataaaatatcaatggatgaatatattg CTGATTTATTCCCTGGTGTGGAGCCAAATGAAGAaccaaatttcattaaaagtgAAATAGAACAGTTTAAGACATACAGAGATAAAGATGGTGACGGGTTTTTGGACATTGGAGAG gtcaAAGATTGGATATTACCTGACAATTTTGATCATGCTGAAGCAGAAAGCAGACACCTTGTTTATGAATCTGATTCAGATGCTGATGGCAAATTAACTAAAGAAGAAATATTAGCGAAATATGATTTGTTTGTCGGATCCCAGGCAACTGATTTTGGAGAGGCCATTATGAAACATGATgagttataa